Proteins found in one Tsukamurella paurometabola DSM 20162 genomic segment:
- a CDS encoding aspartate aminotransferase family protein translates to MTELLPDGRTIDEATAAGARAHELDRAHVFHSWSAQAQINPMTIVASEGSYVWDGEGRKLLDFSSQMVNTNIGHQHPKVVAAIAEQAAKICTIAPQHVNEARSEAARLIAERTPGDLNKVFFTNGGADANEHAIRMARVHTGRPKVLSRYRSYHGGTELSINVTGDTRRFANDHGAQAVAHFDGPFLYRSSFYAETEEQESQRALEHLERTIVLEGPNTIAAIILESIPGTPGIMVPPPGYLAGVRELCTRYGIVMIADEVMSGFGRSGKWFAIEHGATEAGPVVPDLLTFAKGVNSGYVPLGGVTIGDEIAATFDDKPYPGGLTYSGHPLATASAVATINAMAEEGMVDNAATIGDEVIRPTLEEFKAKHPSVGDVRGEGVFFAIELVRDRATREPLAPYGGSSPAMNETVAALKKGGLLPFANYNRIHVVPPCNVSVEEAREGLAIIDEALNVADAHTV, encoded by the coding sequence ATGACCGAACTGCTACCCGACGGCAGGACCATCGACGAGGCGACCGCGGCCGGCGCCCGCGCTCACGAGCTGGACCGCGCGCACGTGTTCCATTCCTGGTCGGCCCAGGCCCAGATCAATCCTATGACCATCGTTGCCAGCGAGGGCTCGTACGTGTGGGACGGAGAGGGCCGCAAGCTGCTCGACTTCAGCTCGCAGATGGTGAACACCAACATCGGCCACCAGCACCCGAAGGTGGTCGCCGCGATCGCCGAGCAGGCCGCGAAGATCTGCACCATCGCTCCGCAGCACGTGAACGAGGCGCGCAGTGAGGCCGCCCGGCTCATCGCCGAGCGCACGCCGGGCGACCTGAACAAGGTGTTCTTCACCAACGGCGGCGCCGACGCCAACGAACACGCGATCCGGATGGCCCGCGTGCACACCGGCCGGCCGAAGGTGCTCAGCCGATACCGCAGCTACCACGGCGGCACCGAGCTGTCGATCAACGTCACCGGCGATACCCGCCGCTTCGCCAACGATCACGGTGCCCAGGCCGTGGCCCATTTCGACGGCCCCTTCCTCTACCGCAGCTCGTTCTACGCCGAGACCGAGGAGCAGGAGTCGCAGCGCGCGCTGGAACACCTGGAACGCACCATCGTGCTGGAGGGCCCGAACACCATCGCCGCGATCATCCTCGAGTCGATCCCGGGCACCCCGGGCATCATGGTGCCACCGCCCGGCTACCTGGCCGGTGTTCGCGAGCTGTGCACCAGGTACGGGATCGTCATGATCGCCGATGAGGTGATGTCCGGCTTCGGTCGCAGCGGTAAGTGGTTCGCGATCGAGCACGGTGCCACGGAGGCGGGGCCTGTCGTCCCCGACCTGCTGACCTTCGCCAAGGGCGTGAACAGCGGGTACGTGCCGCTGGGTGGAGTCACCATCGGTGACGAGATCGCCGCGACCTTCGATGACAAGCCCTACCCGGGCGGTCTCACCTACTCGGGCCACCCGCTGGCCACCGCCTCGGCGGTAGCCACCATCAACGCGATGGCCGAGGAGGGCATGGTCGACAACGCCGCCACGATCGGCGACGAGGTGATCCGGCCGACGCTCGAGGAGTTCAAGGCTAAGCACCCGTCGGTCGGCGATGTGCGCGGCGAGGGTGTCTTCTTCGCCATCGAACTCGTCCGCGATCGGGCGACGCGCGAGCCTCTGGCGCCGTACGGTGGCAGCAGCCCCGCGATGAACGAGACCGTCGCGGCCCTGAAGAAGGGCGGCCTGCTGCCCTTCGCCAACTACAACCGCATCCATGTGGTGCCGCCGTGCAACGTCTCCGTCGAGGAGGCCCGTGAGGGCCTGGCGATCATCGACGAGGCGCTGAACGTGGCGGACGCGCACACCGTCTGA